Genomic window (Temnothorax longispinosus isolate EJ_2023e chromosome 3, Tlon_JGU_v1, whole genome shotgun sequence):
TGCCCCAacctattttaatattctctttgttttttattctaatattagAGAAATTTGCAGCAACGGACTCAGCGATGGGGATACTACATTGGTTGGGGCACTCCGAATCCTATTTTTCACGTTTACGAGTCTCGAGTTCACGTTTAACATTggattttacaaaattataatgacCTGCTTTAATCATATCTTCCTCCCATTTTTTCATCtcaatcttatatttttctaataaatcttttgcttctgcgttatacttatttttatcttccgTCGTCATATTTCTCCATTCTTCAGTCACATTATTTATCCAATCCTAGAAATATGTAGAAAgaataagttatttaaaacatcCTTAAAAATAATCTCGAAAATTTTAGATACCTATCTTGtcagatacatatttttatatgtgtaaaaaaatgtgcaaaaacagaaatatatctaaaaaaatttatgttaaaataaggCACAGACTTAGAAGTCATGTAATTAACTTACTTTGTATAGTTCTTGTGGCTTTTTggtaattcttttattttgcaagAATAACATGAAGGTAGATAATGGTCGTTTTGGTTTTCCAAGTTCTGTAAGTTTCTGCCAAAAAATGAGAATATGTCGCataatttggaaatatttgtatatacgtataagtAATAAACATTATCCTAATATAAATACTTGTTTAACTTCGCCCTTGTTCAAAGCATATCCTTTCTTCAATAATTCTTGTACTATTTCCATCTTCTGTTCATCAGTTAAAGAATTCTCATAAtcctttaatttttgcttGTACACAGAACTTTGATCAAAATATTGCTTCTGAAAATCCTGCTTCTTTGTTGGGTCAATTTCCGCCCATTTCTCTGACGCCTTTTTCATGAGTTCTTTCGATTTATAATCCGGATACTCTTTTTGCAACTCATTTCTCACAGCGTTATAATATAACAGAAATACATTCGGAGGTTTTTTTGGTTTTAGTGGTAAGGAATCTTTTTCTATCCCGTGTTTCGATTCAGATGTAGTAAAATCTTGTGCAGAAGCAAATTCcctgataaaaaattttagaattttattcattgtaattttcaagatatcaagtaattttttacattgtattttatttatttacatacaacttgaaaatatatagacaaagttgaaaaatattacacaaatgTGTTTTatctgttaatattatatatttttcatgtatatTAATCTATCAAAATGTACTGTGGGGTCTTGACCTaactacaaaaattaaattatcacgTGGTAATCtccatataattataaatcgctATAACTATTTCCATGCTACCGGAAAAGTTTTGCTTGTTCTcatttcatgaaatattataaatatattgtccccgtaatttataaacatttaaaaattgttatacagATTTAGATTACCGATTAtggagaaaagagaaataattttctttacctaatacaaaagaaatttagCGGATTAAGCTGTTTCCTATTAAGAGGAAACAGTAACCTGCAGATTGCCGTAATCATGGTACACGTGACAATCAGGCAATCTGGCAATCTGAAACAACTTCGAACGACTCTTCCAGAGAtacttatttcaatatttcggATCAGAAGTGGTTAGAACACGAGACCAAACGAAATTTAACGAGGTTAAGGTTTTCTCCTTAAATTCCGGTCTACaatacaataggtgttttccATAGATTGGGAATAGAAAGATAGAGCCCTAGGGCCCGTTCCGATTCtctaacgagaaacgtatgcgTAAACTCTGTTCTAACAGAAAGGCTGCAAATTGATTGGCTATTGCAcagtttttagccaataagcttgcagcttttctgttagagcatTCCCAATTTCCAATTCCCAAATCCCAATTCCCAATtgtcaattcccaattcccaattcccaatccccaattcccaattcccaattcccaattccccattcccaattcccaattccccattctcaattcccaattcccaattcccaattcccaattcccaattctcaattctcaattctcaattctcagtGTCCCATTCTTGGCAAGCGAGGCACGAGACACGATACTTGAAATGCGTGGCATTGTGGCATAGCCGGCGCGTGCCGCCGCGGCCATATCCCCTCCAGCTgggtagttcggacacgaaccaccAAAGACCGACAATATCGAAAAGTGGATGTGACTCGTAGTTTCAATTCCTGAAAGTGGATGTGTGGCGCTACTATACGGCCTAGCAAAAGCGTCCCAAGAAAATCGCCGTCATTGCGCCTCTCATTCTTCTCTCTGGACAAAGCTATACCTTTGGGTGCGTCCTATTGCTCGCAACGCAACGCTCGTGGAATCATTTTATCCTTGTTGTTtgtcaaatgttaaataaGGACGAAATGATCGCAGAATAAGGACGCAgtcttttattagaaatattattagagaAAAGGCCTctgcacaatgaaaaatataaggaacaagtactacgtttacgcgacttctgtagtaacttacgataatttactccgcgtaaacgagtgaattatcgtaagtacAGAGAgtaatgctaggtctacaatgcgagtcgtaaagtcgtaagtcgtaagaattgaccaatcacaatcgaatttgaggagaataatcgactgtgattggtcaattcttacgactcacgactttacgactcgcattgtagacctagcacaacactcgcgtaaacgtagtattttactacgcggagtaaattatcgtaaattactacaaaatcccgtttacgcgaagaaaaATCCCGTTTatgcgaaggaattatcgtaagttactacagaagtaacgcttgcgtaaacgtagtactTGTTCCTCATATTTTTCATTGGGCGGAGGCCTTTTCTCTAATATCTCACTTATCGTACGATAAATTAACTCGTAGATAAATTCTTCAAGCATATTGGCCGCGAGATAGAGAATTTCTGGATACCCGAGAACCTCTCTATTCTACAGCCAATCAACATGCTTGGCAACAAACTTTGTCAACACAAAGGGGTGGGGAGGTCCGGTCAGTCCAGTGACTTGGATTGTCAGTTGGAATATGGCGAACCTGTTAAGTGTTACGTGAAAGTTTTGACAAAATATTAAGTGAATCGTTCCTATTATCTTGGACgctttagaaaatattagtGCTAATCATAAGCTAATATCCGGAGCTATGCTTATTTTGGAACTCATAAATATTCGAATCCATTATCTCTTGCACAGTTTTTCGCAGTAAGATTTAAAATTCCCATCAGCTTCTCTCAAGATGCACAAAGCTTGAATAGTTATTGTAAAAATCTTCAGCTACTCCATTCTATTGAAGAGCCCATCTCCTTTGTAGCCTATTTACAATTTTGCTTCACGAGTTTTGAAATTGGCTTACTGTCGCACTGGTGACAGAACCAGACGATTTTCTTCAATCGCTGTGCGAAGACTCAACAACAACATTCCGGTCGGAATCTTCCGCTTGCCTGCAAAGTTTTAACGGTAAGTaagtatttcttttcttcaaaTGGATGAAGTACGCCAAAATGGCTTACAAAGCCATTCCCAAGAGAAGACCAGTTTCATTTTCTGGAAAACTTAATCTTGTTTACTCTAACATTATGATATTATAGGCTGTGTTCTCCAACATTTACTGCTAGCGCTGAGAATTTAGTTTACGTTACtacagattttcagtattggcagtgaataagagaaaaattaatttagaaaaaagagtgataaaaaagaaaataagtaatacttttatgctGTATAAGtatgtgataaaataaagagaaagtaAATGTGTGGTACGCAAtcttattatcatattttgtacattaaaCATGTAACTAGATGagtcatatattttatgcaattatgcaaatttgtgTAGAAAAACTTTAATGCAACTgctaatttttaaagtaaatgcACCATTGAACTCAAAGTAAAGAAATCTTATTTtgcatacatttataaatccctatataaatatcaagCTTGGATATTCttgtattttctatataactttatactGTAATCGAAAAGTCCAGCTTTATTCCGAATGTATCGTTTCCGAGATGatgtgtttattttaaattgttaaagacGTGTAAGTTTAGAATTTTTTGTCAGAATcacaatttatatgtatattaaatataaaaatgcttaACCATAAAATTTAGTTTGTTATATTAACTGTAGAATAAAGAAGATGACGAGAAATATTTCctgcattaattaaaatctgattttttgataataaatttaatatatttcagcaGCACTTTTTGCTTAGTATTTCCGACAATGAATCCAATACGTTCGACAACTTTCCGCGGCGATGAGGAGTCAAGATCAACACGTAGTGAAGATCACAATACTTATTCAGTTTTACGTTCAAGAACTGAAGACGAAAAGCAGAGACGTAGACGAGAATGGCTACGCCAGCAAGAACGAGAGAGACaacatgaaaaattgaaacagcAAAAGATTTTAGAATATGAAAGGAAACGTGCGCAAGCTTTAAAATATGCTGAGGGAAAATCCTCGCGTCATAGTCGAAGCAAAAGCGGTAGTGAGTCTCCCTCGCATCTTCGGTATAGAGGTAGATCTACGTCAACTGCTTCCAAATCTGGTAGTTTGCATGAAAAGTGAGTTTGCAACATACATATAACTATATGCCcctatatctttattttgacTTGATAGAGATAAGGTGATCAAAACTTTCAAATATCTGACaaagatatttcaataaaataaattagtataaaacaatttattgatAGAGTAAATTGCTTATGAGTTaagatatgtaaataaattcagCTTAGCTTGTTAGTAGGGCTCGTTAATAGAAAACTATAATTTCAATGCCAGATCAGAATAAGGCGCAAGATGTACAGAGataaatgtatgttttttttacttttaaacggattttttttaattgtctcattatattcattatgtaaatatagaatatagaaaTAGGACTATTTTCCTGGAATATTATATCTGGTTATTTTAATACACAAAGAGTATAAGaattacgattaatttaaaatattatgattgAATTCTCTTCAGATTAGATGAGCCTACAAGTGGAACAGTACCTTTGTTTAGAGGTCCTCAGAATGCACAGATTAATACTATGGAACTACGTCGAATTAAAGTTGATATTCACAGGAATATTCCTGTACAAGGACCTGTTCTCGAATTAGAGCGAGATATACTTAATCCTGAAGATGTGATCGTCAAGAGAAGAGAGggtaaaatgttacatttttctaaaatctttGTTTCTCTAAATCCTTATTCTTTCCagaaacttaattattatctagTATTGCAATGAGTGCTGGAAGAGTTGTATTACAATCGAAACATTGGCAGTAGTCTACAATAATATGTCTATTATACCAATAGCACAAAAGTTTTGTTATATTGGCACTAGGTTGATGCATCATAGGTTTATTCCTTACATCTATGAagagtttattataaagagTCGATATAGAAAGCTCCATGAAGATAACATCGAGCAAGAGAAATACTTGTAATAATGAATAACATTTGCAAATCTAgcttaaggctcctggtccctgagccgagaactctgcgttgacggtggcgccgtaccgtcgcggcagaaataagaactctctcctctcactctctccaatggagaattctgtctt
Coding sequences:
- the Tfam gene encoding transcription factor A, mitochondrial isoform X1 — its product is MITAICRLLFPLNRKQLNPLNFFCIREFASAQDFTTSESKHGIEKDSLPLKPKKPPNVFLLYYNAVRNELQKEYPDYKSKELMKKASEKWAEIDPTKKQDFQKQYFDQSSVYKQKLKDYENSLTDEQKMEIVQELLKKGYALNKGEVKQKLTELGKPKRPLSTFMLFLQNKRITKKPQELYKDWINNVTEEWRNMTTEDKNKYNAEAKDLLEKYKIEMKKWEEDMIKADQRHGSADGLELYVSKRALQTAMKRNTAMDTSINDVKKTTIQPHDTHIRTQIYTYFVSTWKRVLTVLKEISENWKTVRDYIFIGIVGILISVFCVFDLMYK
- the Tfam gene encoding transcription factor A, mitochondrial isoform X2, producing MITAICRLLFPLNRKQLNPLNFFCIREFASAQDFTTSESKHGIEKDSLPLKPKKPPNVFLLYYNAVRNELQKEYPDYKSKELMKKASEKWAEIDPTKKQDFQKQYFDQSSVYKQKLKDYENSLTDEQKMEIVQELLKKGYALNKGEVKQKLTELGKPKRPLSTFMLFLQNKRITKKPQELYKDWINNVTEEWRNMTTEDKNKYNAEAKDLLEKYKIEMKKWEEDMIKADQRHGSADGLELYVSKRALQTAMKRNTAMDTSINDVKKTTIQPHDTHIRTQIYTYFVSTWKRVLTVLKEISENWKTKLY